Part of the Lucilia cuprina isolate Lc7/37 chromosome 5, ASM2204524v1, whole genome shotgun sequence genome is shown below.
atttttattagcacaataataattaaaatattaatgcaaattttatattcatagtTAAATAAAGAATTGCACTCATCAAAGTCAAATTTAtgtataagaatttttatacaaattaaattaaaatacgtattttaaaatattattggaTTTTAAAGTGGTTTAGCATCTCTTTTAAAAACcaggaaaaaataaatttcaatttgagcttaattttctaaaaaaaaaaatatataataaaaaagtaatcgtgcaaaatataatataaaatcagaaatatcaaacattaaaaattgtttatagtaaaaaatgtgtaaaattttaataacgtATTAAACTATATCCCGTTTTAGAATCCaggaaagaaattttattttttcgaattttgtatgaaaagcattcaagaaatatatgtatatataaattgattaatttgtatacacttttttaaaataaaatctttgtcTATGGTACGAAACACGAAAGTAATTGccataaaatgtcaaaattgcCAAATGTCAGTATTTGATTGCTGTTTGTTTACTGGGTTATACTGTAgtggttttattataattacacAAATTATAGCACGATCgtctacaaatttatttaaaattagataTTTCTTGCATATCGTTAGGctgataaattatttaaacgatCACTTGGGATTTACAGTAGatacacaaaaaaatgtgtataagtTAGTTACTCTTTCCTTATAAcagctaaataactaactaactaatatctatctatctatctatctatctatctatctatctatctatctatctatctatctatctatctatctatctatctatctatctatctatctatctatctatctatctttctatctttctatctatctatctatctatctatctacctatctatctatctatctatctatctatctatctatctatctatctatctatctatctatctatctatctatctatctatctatctatctatctatctatctatttatctatctatctatctatctatctatctatctatctatctatctatctatctatctatctatctatctatccatctatctatctatctatctatctatctatctatctatctatctatctacttctATCTACCAACTGTAATAACTTTTAATTCCATGTGTGTGAACccaaaaaatatgcaacaaaataaattaactacAAGTCTTAATTGAATTTACTTTAACGACatgtttgtttcttaagtcttttgttttggcCACCTAAAAATGTCATGATTATTAAACGATTAGCAAATATTGTGTTGAAAATGATTTATTGGCTTTTGATGATGttttacatacattcatacatatgtatatgaaaaaccATGTATACAttgaatttgtaaataaacaaaaaattacaacttaaatattgaataaaaatacaaGCAATGCAAAGAAAACATTGAGTAACATAAACATACAATAAAGAGATAtacttaacaaataaaaatgcaacaaaGTTGCTTAGAAAAATACTATTTCAtataataaattcatatttgtataaaaataacttatgctaataagaattaaagaaaacaatactTTTTAACCAGATAACGATTTCAAAGAACCTGGTGATAATTTGCGATTCTTTTTTGGTCGACCACCAACTCCAACTGCAGTAAAATCGGTAGTTCTACTATCTAAACGAGAATAGTCATCCATGCGTAGACCAGTTATGAAAGCATTTTCCTCACGTCTCGAACCATCTGGCAGTTTGtagcttttttttgtaaatgaaagGATAAATTAGGAATAAGTTATTGTAtagatttgtaataaatttaagacAAACTTACCTGTATCTATAACCCTGTATGGTGGGTATATATTCAAAATCTTCTATTATTGTTTTgggtaaaactatttttaaatttgtaactcTGTCTGGTTGACCTTGaccttgttgctgttgtttttgttgtagcaATAGTTGATGTTGCTGTAAtagctgttgctgctgttgtagtAAATCTTGTTGTAataactgttgttgttgtccaTAATTATAAGAGGGATACAGACCATAACAGGTGTGGTATAGGgcaaatattaaaatctattttaaatataaaattagtattttaaatttaataaacacaaTTACAACttactatattttttatgaaattcatgctatttgcttttaaataacTTCAAACTTTTAGAACCaggtgttttttttacaattttttgtttgtttttttattacaaatagttttcttaattttattagttttattgaggttttgttgtttattttaaacaaaaatccaaTATGTCTGCAGCGCTAGTTTGTTCAATACTGTTTCCAATGAATTTTATTCGATTCATGAAAaccttaaagtttatttaacatgtgttttgttttatcttatatttcttagtttttttttgcattttaaacaaatcaacatgttaaacatatacatatattttgtttttgaccACTCTTCATCGTGACTACTTAACAATgcgtttcttttattttggccactgttttattaaagttaaagcTACCGGCAATTATATCCATCAAATAAAATGCAACATTAAcacaaaatatgtttacaaaatcTTTCT
Proteins encoded:
- the LOC111677787 gene encoding uncharacterized protein LOC111677787, with the protein product MNFIKNIILIFALYHTCYGLYPSYNYGQQQQLLQQDLLQQQQQLLQQHQLLLQQKQQQQGQGQPDRVTNLKIVLPKTIIEDFEYIPTIQGYRYSYKLPDGSRREENAFITGLRMDDYSRLDSRTTDFTAVGVGGRPKKNRKLSPGSLKSLSG